The Silene latifolia isolate original U9 population chromosome Y, ASM4854445v1, whole genome shotgun sequence sequence AAATAGGAATGCCTCCCGCACCCTCCACCCGAATGCCTAGGATCGATCCAGCCCAGATCCTCCCTGAGAGACCACAGTCCCTGAAGAGGTGTTCAGGTGTTTCCATAATACGCTGGTCTCCTCTGCACATACCACAGAACGGATCCGCATCAATCTTCCGCTTGATAATCTCATTCCCGGTCGGAAGCACATTTGTAATAATCTTCCAAAGTAGGAGTTTCCACATCTGTGGGATATGCAACTTCCATAACACTTTCCGACAGAAAAGTCGTCCTCGCTCGCTGAGTCTACAGTTGTCCTTATCCGTCCCTGCTTTGTCCATGTAATCGGTAAAGATTAAACCATATCCACTCTTTACCGTATAGCTGCCTGTTGTTGTGAGTGGCCAAAAAACCTTATCTTCCCTTCTCACTTCACAGTGCGGTATAGCAAGGATCCGTGTAGCCCACTCCTCTGTGAACAAACCTTCGATGAAGACCTTATTCCACTTACCATCAGTTTGGAAAAGATTCCTTACCTGCAGGTTAGCAAGGTATCCATTGCTAAGGTTTAGCCAGTCATCTTTGGGCTCCGGCCTCTCTCCCCCCACCCATCTTGCTGTCCAGATATTGATCTTCGAGTTAAAACCAGGCTTCCACCCTATATTCTCCATAATGACAGTTAGCTCATATAGGATGCTACGTGTACCCCATGAACACCCGGTGCCCCTAATAGGAGTCATACCTTACTGGATCACCTGGGTGCCAAAAATCTTTTGCCTGAAAATCCTGCAGAAGAGAGATGATTCTCCAGAAACGATTCTCCATCCATGTTTAGCCAATAATGCTTGATTAAGACATTTCACATTCCGAATGCCCAAGCCACCCACACTCTTCGGTAGGCTCAGAAAATTTTTGCTACACCAGTGGATATTATGCCCCATCCTACATCCCGTCTACCAAAATTGTGCCAAAATAGAATTGATCTTTTTTGCCACACTTACCGGAACTTTGAagaccgatagaaagtaatttgATAGATTTGATAGAATCGATGAGATTAGAGTAAGTCGTCCTGCTGGTGATAGAAAAATCCCATTCCACGAAGAAATGCGTCTGGTGACGTGTTCAATAAGAGCCTTAAAAATGCCTTGTTTTGAATCTTTAAATTCAGCAGGGATACCCAGATACTTCCCAATACCATTGTTCTTCTTGATATCAAAAGCCTTCATAATCCTCTGAGCTTTGGCCAAAGTAGTATTCGGACTGAACAATATCCCTGACTTATCGACATTCAACCTTTGACCCGAGGCGTCGCAGTACTCCTTGATGATTTGCACCAATTGGGTTACCGAATTCCCCTTATCCTTGAAGAAGAAGATCGAATCATCTGCGAAGAAAAGGTGTGTAATAGATCGAACATCCTTAACCAATTGAACACCATGAACCAATCGAAGCTCATGTGCGTGACTAACATTTTGGGACAGTACTTCCATACACAGAATGAAAAGGTAAGAGGATAGCGGGTCACCTTGCCTTAAACCACACCTAGGCTTGAATTGTGGTAAAGGGACCCCATTTACCAGAATTTCATAACTCACCGTCGTGACACAACTCATCATAAGCGAAATCAAATGCGGAGGGAAGCTGTATTTTACCAATACCGCTTCCAAGAAATCCCATCTGACTCTGTCATATGCCTTACTCATATCTGCCTTGAAGGCACCTAATGCTTGTCTCCCCTTTCCATGGCTCGAGATTTTATTGATAGCCTCATGAGCCACCAGGATATTGTCGCTAATGTTCCTTCCTGGGAGAAAAGCATTTTGTGTTTCACTTATAAGTGCACTCATCACCTTTGCCAAACGGTTTGCAATGCACTTTGTCACAATTCTCATCATCACGTTACAAAGGCTAATAAGGCGATAGTCCGTGACCCCCTCCGGACTATCTTTCTTTGGGATAAGCGTGATAAAAGTTCTATTGAGTTCCCGTAACACCCTCCCAGAATTTAGAATCGAGAGAATAGCCTTTGTAAACTCACCCTTGAGCATGGACCAGCACCTTTGGTAAAAGACTGCGGGTATGCCATCAGGGCCCGGAGCTTTGAGCGCTCCCATTTGAAAAACTGCCGTGCGGACTTCCCTAGCGGAGAAAGGTCTACCTAGGCGGTCTAAATCATCCTGATAAAAAGAGTACTCCAGATGCTTGAGGATTAGTTCAAACTCGGATCTTTCTCGCCACTCCAAGTTGTTATTGGAGGACAAATAGAGATCCATAAAAGTTTGTTGGAATTCGTTTCGGATTAGGTCCTATTCATAGTGCCAAACTCCATCCAAATCTTTAATCCCATGTATATGGTTTCTTCCCGCCCGGCCCTTTACCCAATTGAAGAAGAATTTCGTGCAAGTATCTCCATCAACCATCCATTTTATCTTTGCTCGTTGTCTCCAAAAAGCCGCCGTCGCTTTTGCAAATTCCGTCACTTCCTCATTTACTCTTATGTATTCCTCATCTCCATTCCCCGTGGTAGCCAAAGTCATGCCATGTTCCAATCTTTGATCAAACTCATCCCATTTCATTCTCCATTCGGCGCGTTTATCAAGCGTCCAACGCTTAACACTCGTCCGGATTCTTGATAGTTTCCTAGTTACTTGATACGCCGGCAAACCCCTGTTACTTCTTTTCCAGTCAACTCGGATTTTTTCCATACAGTCTTCATGGTCTAGAACCCACGCATCAATCTTGTACGGTCGATTTCCAGACATGGCTACCAGattcaaatcaatttcaatagGCGCGTGGTCCGAAATTTGGATAGGGTAGTGTTTGATTCCAGTATGTGGGAAGATCGTAAACCAATCCTTCGATCCAAAGGCTTTATCAATTCGTTCATAAACCCGCTTCTCCCCCTTACGATTATTACACCACGTAAAACATGGTCCCTTAAAAGGTATGTCCAAAAGTTCATTGCGAATTTTCCATAAGCAAAACTCATCCACTCCCCCGATAGGCCTTTGACTCAAACTTAATTTATCACATCGATATTCAACTTGATTAAAATCCCCCACCATAAGAAATGGAAAATTACACGAACCAATCCATTCCTCCACCTCTTGAAGCACGGAAGCACGCATATTGACGCTCGGAACATATAGAAGCATTGAGGATGGATTTCTTGAATAAATTAGTAAGGCGAAAAATTGGGGGAAGTAGAAAGGACAGCAACAGTGTATGCGACTGTTGCTATGCTCAAACATCAAAGTAGAAAGGAAAGGAACAGTGTATGCAATTGTTGTTATGCTCAGAGGTCAAGATCACATttgtcaaaagaaaaaaaaatcatgatATGAAAGCAAAATACAAGAAGTTGATGTTCCTTCATCATATGTTGAGAACTTATATCGGTGCATACCTTGGTGGTTTCAATATACAAAGTCCAATGCAACAGTAGAGATGACTGTGACTCAGACCTTCATTGTCAAACCTTAACCATTTTGCTATCTTCTTCATTATCCTAAAAAACGATGACCAAACTTCCACAACCTAAATATTCCCATAATCAAACTTATCTTTTACCTTACACCTTTTGTCCCTCTCTCATTATCATTCGGTGATGTACTCATTAAACTATGGTTTAGCCTTGATGAACTTTGTGTTTGAACTCATGTTTAAACCTTTGCtttgtgttgaccttgttattATGATGCAACCATGGTTGTCTTTCATGTGACGTCTCATGCATGACTATTCTGTGTCCGAGGGTAGCCTTTTacctttttgatgatgtcaagagggggaaaagggaaAATTCATGTTCTTTCTacttgcttattgattaaactctTGCTATGTGGTGGACTATATATGTTAGTAATCTTGTTCTAGGCTTTGTGTGTTTCTTTAGTTTACATTGCTCTTATTTCCGCCTTCATGATTTATCTTGGACTAACCACTTAAGGGGGAACTCAATGGGAACATTAATTttatggggcttgtcatcatcaaagggggaatttgttaggacctatttgttgatgatgacatgtccAATCTAATCGTGTTTCTAAGTGTACCATTTCAGGAATAATGCAACCTCCTTaagcaagaattaatcaatgtcaaagtcaagaatggttgaTAATTTGCTACTCAAGATTTAGAGTCAATtgcgtcatctaatgtacaagttagggagtagagTATTTAAAAGCAATAACAACGATCAAGACTATCATTACCCTTACAAGTAACAATAGCCTGGACTGTCACCATGGTCCGTAACACTTGAAATTCAATCTCCTTTCGAAACTCCTTTTTATCCTTTTTAAATGGCTTGGATTTAATTAACAACTTTCAGATTTCTTCTGTAAAGATTTGGGTTtctagaaaaaggaaaaaggtttagctaattatcaattcaaattgtttcctctttgtgccaatttgACTCCTTGGTCTTTTGTAAAAGAAGGAACgcctttttgccatttttgtgaaagcttgtcatcttgtgacttgttttccactctatgttttctgaaaaatcaaaggcttcttttggataattacaaaccttattttcttcttttACCTCTCAATAAAAGTAccttcttttgtgcaagtttggggaAGTGTTGGTCTTTATCACATGTGAAGACCTTTGACTCACAAACCCTAGCTTACCTCCTTGTTTACCCTCTCTA is a genomic window containing:
- the LOC141632523 gene encoding uncharacterized protein LOC141632523, producing the protein MTPIRGTGCSWGTRSILYELTVIMENIGWKPGFNSKINIWTARWVGGERPEPKDDWLNLSNGYLANLQVRNLFQTDGKWNKVFIEGLFTEEWATRILAIPHCEVRREDKVFWPLTTTGSYTVKSGYGLIFTDYMDKAGTDKDNCRLSERGRLFCRKVLWKLHIPQMWKLLLWKIITNVLPTGNEIIKRKIDADPFCGMCRGDQRIMETPEHLFRDCGLSGRIWAGSILGIRVEGAGGIPISNWICDWIHYLRKKEEGMNQVIHFVATLWGLWTMRNKIKFQDQAVNSHVITNMVYNVIGEKVDILCNSMNLRQNRSDLRCEEEGSLQREVFDICNGHPVCVVGKPSGCTIVRVKVDASWNQTFEAAFGWIAYDDTGQELGRRQIRTRA
- the LOC141632526 gene encoding uncharacterized protein LOC141632526, with protein sequence MRASVLQEVEEWIGSCNFPFLMVGDFNQVEYRCDKLSLSQRPIGGVDEFCLWKIRNELLDIPFKGPCFTWCNNRKGEKRVYERIDKAFGSKDWFTIFPHTGIKHYPIQISDHAPIEIDLNLVAMSGNRPYKIDAWVLDHEDCMEKIRVDWKRSNRGLPAYQVTRKLSRIRTSVKRWTLDKRAEWRMKWDEFDQRLEHGMTLATTGNGDEEYIRVNEEVTEFAKATAAFWRQRAKIKWMVDGDTCTKFFFNWVKGRAGRNHIHGIKDLDGVWHYE